A DNA window from Paenibacillus sp. HWE-109 contains the following coding sequences:
- a CDS encoding alpha/beta-type small acid-soluble spore protein: protein MARNNTLVVQQAKAALDQLKYEVAQEIGVPLSPNGYNGNLATRDAGAIGGNITKRLVQIAEQQLSSFKR, encoded by the coding sequence ATGGCTAGAAACAACACTTTAGTCGTACAACAAGCAAAGGCAGCATTGGATCAACTGAAGTACGAAGTCGCTCAGGAAATTGGTGTCCCTCTCTCCCCTAATGGCTACAACGGCAATTTGGCAACACGTGATGCTGGTGCAATTGGCGGCAACATCACGAAACGGTTAGTGCAAATAGCTGAGCAACAACTTTCCAGCTTCAAACGCTAA
- a CDS encoding tyrosine-type recombinase/integrase → MSTVTDPRAKRKVKNVRTALLPAYDLDAMFERFYHAKSSEGLAIKTLKSYRDNYAFFCRFLDIRKIYRDIRNVTPDVLRDYMSYMLRDKIRFEECGKFAPESSKTAGLSATTVNIRLKPLRTMFRFLKSEGIIEIDPTENVKRATEEEKKIDIMNVEQIRALLNAPDQRTYAGFRDFVLMNVLIDTFARISETLAIKTSQVDFSLGMIFFPAPNTKGKRDNSVPITPNTQRLIKALIKENEDMDSEYLFLANYGEPLTDNHFRHRLQDHVKKARLDIRVHPHLFRHSGATMFLENGGDIRHLAKILNHKDLRIVTRYTHLSDSSIKRQHDQYSPMNDIVGKLNRERKINRL, encoded by the coding sequence TTGTCTACAGTAACTGATCCGCGAGCCAAACGTAAAGTAAAGAACGTTAGGACTGCTCTTCTCCCCGCTTATGATCTAGATGCGATGTTTGAGCGCTTCTACCACGCCAAGAGTTCCGAAGGTTTAGCTATTAAAACGTTAAAAAGCTACCGCGATAATTATGCGTTCTTTTGCCGCTTTTTGGACATACGGAAAATATACCGCGATATCCGTAACGTCACTCCCGATGTTCTGCGCGATTATATGTCCTACATGTTGCGGGATAAGATACGTTTCGAAGAGTGCGGTAAGTTTGCGCCCGAAAGCTCTAAGACGGCCGGGCTTTCCGCAACAACGGTTAATATCCGTCTGAAGCCACTGCGCACGATGTTCCGATTTCTAAAGAGCGAGGGTATTATCGAAATCGACCCGACTGAGAACGTTAAGCGCGCTACGGAGGAAGAGAAGAAAATCGATATTATGAACGTTGAACAAATTCGCGCGCTTCTTAATGCGCCTGATCAACGGACTTATGCCGGCTTTCGTGATTTTGTATTAATGAACGTATTGATAGATACTTTTGCACGCATATCAGAAACGCTCGCGATAAAAACGTCACAGGTAGATTTTTCGTTAGGAATGATATTCTTTCCAGCGCCAAATACTAAAGGCAAGCGAGATAATTCCGTCCCTATCACGCCGAATACACAGCGGCTCATCAAAGCATTAATTAAAGAGAACGAGGATATGGATTCTGAGTATCTGTTCTTGGCAAATTACGGTGAGCCCCTTACAGACAACCACTTTCGCCATCGGTTACAGGATCACGTTAAAAAAGCTCGCTTAGATATTCGCGTGCATCCGCACCTTTTCCGACACTCTGGCGCAACAATGTTTTTAGAGAATGGCGGCGACATACGTCATCTCGCTAAGATACTGAATCATAAAGATCTGCGTATTGTTACGCGCTATACCCACCTTTCAGATTCGTCAATCAAGCGCCAGCATGATCAGTATTCACCAATGAACGATATTGTCGGAAAACTTAACCGTGAGCGAAAAATCAATAGGCTTTAA
- a CDS encoding glycoside hydrolase family 73 protein, with the protein MNRAEFIGIIAPVATKLRAEGSPIFPSIRIAQALLETGGAINAWNNLVGFKVGGGQTNAYWRGRSVSTKTWEVYDGVRYDNVTANWRAYDSVEDCFRDQDLLFGTARYERVRNAKSPSEQAVALYASGYATDPFYAGKIVALASQYADYDKEVGGLKLDPGVAQTVINTWISPAWHATDDAKQRTYLNWLANELRKAAELPTE; encoded by the coding sequence ATGAACCGCGCAGAATTCATCGGTATAATCGCGCCAGTCGCAACCAAACTTCGCGCTGAAGGATCGCCGATATTTCCGTCAATCCGTATCGCGCAGGCTTTGCTCGAAACTGGCGGCGCAATCAACGCGTGGAATAACCTCGTAGGCTTCAAAGTTGGCGGCGGTCAGACTAACGCATATTGGCGCGGTCGCAGCGTAAGTACGAAAACGTGGGAAGTTTATGATGGCGTTCGCTACGATAACGTCACTGCGAATTGGCGCGCGTATGATTCCGTCGAGGATTGCTTCCGCGATCAGGACTTGCTATTCGGGACTGCACGCTATGAGCGAGTAAGAAACGCGAAGAGTCCGTCGGAACAAGCGGTGGCGCTCTATGCGTCTGGATACGCGACCGATCCGTTTTATGCGGGCAAGATCGTAGCACTCGCGTCACAGTACGCGGATTACGATAAGGAGGTGGGCGGCTTGAAACTGGACCCAGGCGTTGCGCAAACGGTAATAAATACGTGGATTTCACCGGCTTGGCACGCGACCGATGACGCGAAGCAGCGAACATACCTAAATTGGCTCGCGAATGAATTACGTAAAGCGGCGGAATTACCAACGGAGTAG
- a CDS encoding C1 family peptidase, with the protein MTTRRYALKRDPEDSRDLLFVSRAAVLPESVDLRPRDAAAIFEQGALGSCTANAICAFLSYLDKNFGYQSGLHFEYSRLYLYWHERNLEGTVDYDSGAFLRDGFKILQQRGCAGEGEFPYVESTFRNTPSAEAEEAAACHKIASYRRLNANNPQQLKESLAEGYPVVIGIEIYESFESLEVARTGIVPIPDRTKEYALGGHAVLAMGYTQINGIEYIICRNSWGADWGDGGYFYLPMAYVGRMISDMWTGRVA; encoded by the coding sequence ATGACAACGCGTAGGTATGCGTTAAAACGTGATCCAGAAGATTCGCGCGATCTCTTATTCGTAAGTAGAGCGGCGGTCCTTCCGGAGTCCGTCGATTTACGTCCGAGAGACGCGGCGGCCATATTCGAGCAAGGCGCGCTAGGTTCGTGTACGGCTAACGCAATTTGTGCGTTCCTGTCATACCTCGATAAAAACTTCGGATACCAATCCGGATTGCATTTCGAGTATTCGCGCTTGTACCTTTACTGGCACGAACGCAATCTCGAAGGCACAGTCGATTACGATTCTGGCGCGTTTCTTCGCGATGGCTTTAAGATCCTTCAGCAACGCGGTTGTGCCGGGGAAGGCGAGTTCCCCTACGTTGAATCTACGTTTAGAAATACACCTTCAGCCGAAGCGGAAGAAGCCGCAGCCTGTCACAAAATCGCATCGTACCGCAGGCTTAATGCTAACAATCCGCAGCAACTAAAAGAGTCGCTCGCGGAAGGATATCCGGTCGTTATCGGCATCGAAATCTACGAAAGTTTTGAGAGTTTGGAGGTAGCGCGGACGGGCATCGTCCCAATCCCGGATCGCACGAAGGAATATGCGCTAGGCGGTCACGCGGTCCTGGCGATGGGATATACGCAAATTAACGGAATTGAATACATTATTTGCCGCAATTCATGGGGCGCGGATTGGGGCGACGGTGGTTACTTTTATCTACCGATGGCCTACGTTGGCCGCATGATTAGCGACATGTGGACGGGGAGGGTGGCGTAA
- a CDS encoding phage holin family protein → MKQTLFNTAAGLFGAFISYAYGGWTDLLGFFLLAMAIDYVTGVAASIREGTGLKSEVGYWGLFRKILALLAILLAHRLDVVVGTDLIMTGAIYAFLANELLSITENYGRLGLPLPPVITNAIAVLKNRTGSGGDSK, encoded by the coding sequence ATGAAGCAAACGTTATTTAACACGGCAGCCGGCCTATTCGGTGCGTTTATCAGCTATGCATATGGGGGGTGGACGGATTTGCTCGGCTTTTTCTTACTAGCGATGGCGATCGATTACGTAACGGGGGTCGCCGCATCCATTCGCGAAGGGACCGGTTTGAAATCCGAGGTCGGCTACTGGGGCCTCTTCCGTAAAATCCTCGCGTTACTTGCGATCTTACTCGCGCATAGACTTGACGTTGTCGTCGGAACGGATCTCATTATGACTGGCGCTATTTACGCATTCCTCGCGAACGAACTACTGTCGATTACGGAAAACTACGGCCGACTCGGCTTGCCGCTGCCGCCAGTCATCACGAATGCGATCGCGGTGCTTAAAAATCGGACGGGCAGCGGAGGCGACTCGAAATGA
- a CDS encoding DUF4376 domain-containing protein — MYVLFLTDDNLIRGYKETTQEETETFKLKFILVDELPAVIRNQKQNTLLRWVDGQVIEVNSPSAVSPQDAKLAELNVACNAAILAGFTSNALGSPHTYDFDYDAQINLGGMLNAITAGIVTGAIVWKASGLPESHTVAQFKTVFADGLAHKNALIGHFWTLKAAVLAAQSTEEIDAIVW, encoded by the coding sequence ATGTACGTTTTATTTTTAACGGATGACAATCTAATCAGGGGTTACAAGGAAACGACACAGGAAGAAACAGAGACATTTAAACTTAAATTCATTCTAGTAGACGAGCTTCCTGCGGTAATCAGAAATCAAAAACAAAACACCCTATTGAGGTGGGTGGATGGTCAAGTTATTGAGGTAAACTCACCTTCCGCAGTGTCTCCGCAAGACGCAAAACTCGCGGAACTCAACGTTGCCTGTAACGCCGCCATTCTCGCAGGCTTCACGTCAAACGCGCTTGGCTCACCACACACGTACGATTTCGACTATGATGCTCAGATTAATCTCGGCGGTATGCTCAACGCGATCACGGCCGGCATTGTAACGGGAGCTATCGTTTGGAAAGCGTCTGGCCTTCCGGAATCCCATACGGTCGCGCAATTTAAGACGGTATTCGCGGATGGACTTGCGCATAAGAACGCATTAATCGGACACTTCTGGACGCTCAAAGCCGCTGTACTAGCTGCCCAATCAACGGAAGAAATAGACGCGATTGTATGGTGA
- a CDS encoding YmfQ family protein: MVAPLNPLRLYGEIRQSMSGYLPNYYEGSRIVGNLLNVEGAEVASLNANVADVLAQFYVDTATWGLANWERICGLPTDGLKPIEQRRSVIKSKLRGVGTVNAAMIKNVAEAYDNGEVRVTEDNAHYTVSITFISNHGVPANLADIQAALREIVPAHLAINFAFTYMTWSALDAHAFTWGTLSANNYTWAQFESLT; this comes from the coding sequence ATGGTAGCGCCATTAAATCCGCTGCGCCTATACGGTGAGATCCGCCAGTCAATGAGCGGCTATCTTCCGAATTACTACGAAGGATCGCGCATCGTTGGAAACCTGTTAAACGTTGAGGGCGCGGAAGTTGCATCATTGAACGCTAATGTCGCGGATGTTCTCGCGCAGTTCTACGTCGATACGGCAACGTGGGGGCTCGCGAATTGGGAACGTATTTGCGGCTTGCCTACGGACGGTCTTAAACCGATCGAACAGCGGCGTTCCGTTATCAAATCGAAGTTGCGCGGAGTTGGTACGGTTAATGCTGCGATGATCAAGAATGTAGCGGAGGCTTACGATAACGGCGAAGTCAGAGTAACAGAGGACAACGCGCATTATACGGTGAGCATCACGTTTATAAGCAATCACGGCGTACCGGCAAATTTGGCGGATATTCAAGCGGCGTTACGCGAGATTGTGCCGGCGCATTTAGCGATAAACTTCGCGTTTACGTATATGACATGGAGCGCGCTTGATGCTCACGCGTTTACCTGGGGGACGCTGTCGGCGAACAACTATACGTGGGCACAATTCGAATCATTAACATAA
- a CDS encoding baseplate J/gp47 family protein, with protein sequence MYETQTKAAVLQRMLGASDQTLDLREGSATFDLLSPAAIEMARAYMELDNVLKFGFADTTYGPYLDMETSTRGIYRKLAVKAAGSVRFGGTDGTVIAAGTVLSTGGNSPILFVTKAAGTIASGSVTVAAEAQVGGISGNVAAGAIALVFGNLSGVASVTNSASFAGGVNEETDAELLARFLEDVRKPATSGNANQYRKWALEVSGISDAKVYPIWAGAGTVKVVLLDGNKRAPTTGKVTEATTYIASQQPIGATATVVGATEVAINVVGTYTLKSGSTLAEARAQIAAALTAYLASLAFVDSTVRYTQIANIVLGVDAVIDYSSLTVNGGTSNITVADGSVAIAGTVT encoded by the coding sequence ATGTACGAAACTCAGACGAAAGCCGCCGTCCTACAACGTATGCTAGGCGCGAGCGACCAAACGCTTGATTTGCGCGAAGGCTCGGCGACGTTCGATTTACTTTCGCCGGCAGCTATCGAAATGGCACGCGCATATATGGAGTTAGATAACGTGCTGAAATTCGGATTTGCCGATACGACATACGGACCATACCTCGATATGGAAACGAGTACGCGCGGAATCTATCGTAAACTCGCGGTTAAGGCTGCCGGCTCCGTCAGATTCGGAGGGACCGACGGAACAGTTATTGCAGCGGGTACGGTGCTCTCAACTGGCGGAAACAGTCCTATTCTATTCGTGACTAAGGCTGCCGGCACTATCGCGTCGGGTTCCGTTACGGTTGCGGCTGAAGCGCAGGTTGGCGGAATTTCCGGTAACGTGGCGGCCGGTGCTATTGCGTTAGTATTCGGTAATTTGAGTGGTGTCGCTTCGGTAACGAACAGCGCCTCATTTGCCGGCGGTGTCAACGAAGAAACAGACGCGGAACTCTTAGCGCGCTTTCTGGAAGACGTCCGCAAGCCAGCAACGTCCGGCAACGCGAATCAATACCGAAAATGGGCGCTAGAAGTGAGCGGAATATCTGACGCGAAGGTGTATCCGATATGGGCCGGAGCCGGGACGGTCAAAGTCGTGCTACTCGACGGAAATAAACGGGCTCCGACGACGGGGAAAGTGACCGAAGCTACTACGTATATCGCGTCACAGCAACCGATCGGCGCAACTGCTACCGTCGTCGGCGCAACAGAGGTCGCGATTAACGTAGTCGGTACTTATACGTTAAAAAGCGGTTCAACACTCGCCGAGGCACGCGCGCAAATAGCGGCAGCACTTACAGCGTACTTGGCATCGTTGGCTTTCGTGGATTCCACCGTGCGCTATACGCAGATTGCGAATATCGTTCTCGGCGTCGATGCGGTCATCGATTACTCAAGCTTAACGGTAAATGGCGGAACATCGAATATTACAGTCGCGGATGGTAGCGTTGCGATTGCAGGGACGGTGACGTAA
- a CDS encoding DUF2634 domain-containing protein: MALSPLKPVTDRATEVATVILPSKTYAIDFDGEEVSSARIDGIDAIKQFVRKAILTARYRFQAYTNQYGCELEDIVGQDVPQALLNAEIPRVITDALIYDARIKSVHSFGINRSIDGLYISFTVDSIYGSATQEVTL; this comes from the coding sequence ATGGCACTTAGTCCGCTAAAGCCTGTAACCGACCGCGCTACCGAAGTGGCGACGGTTATTTTGCCGTCCAAAACGTACGCGATCGATTTCGACGGCGAGGAAGTATCATCCGCTAGAATTGACGGGATTGACGCGATAAAACAGTTTGTACGAAAAGCGATATTGACGGCGCGTTATCGATTCCAAGCGTACACGAATCAATACGGATGTGAGCTCGAAGATATCGTCGGCCAAGACGTTCCACAGGCGCTACTTAACGCTGAGATTCCGCGAGTTATTACGGACGCTCTGATATATGATGCGCGAATTAAGTCCGTTCATAGCTTCGGTATCAACCGCTCAATTGACGGACTTTACATTTCATTCACGGTCGACTCCATCTACGGATCGGCCACGCAGGAGGTGACGCTATAA
- a CDS encoding DUF2577 domain-containing protein, producing MENDTLQGTGISRLVQAIREIGRNDYDRIELATVTVALPAIAIKIDNMALTLDAGDIVIAEHLTEHTRQVTINGGSVAEMTVKSPLEAGDRVIVVSMNGGQSYVVLDKAVVL from the coding sequence ATGGAAAATGACACGCTTCAAGGAACGGGAATCAGCCGCCTTGTCCAAGCGATAAGAGAGATCGGCCGTAACGATTATGACCGGATCGAACTCGCTACAGTAACAGTGGCGCTTCCTGCAATTGCGATTAAGATCGATAATATGGCGCTTACACTTGACGCAGGCGATATCGTTATCGCGGAGCATCTAACAGAACACACGCGCCAGGTAACGATAAACGGCGGTTCTGTAGCAGAGATGACCGTTAAATCACCGCTTGAGGCCGGTGATCGCGTCATTGTCGTAAGCATGAACGGCGGCCAATCATACGTAGTTCTGGATAAGGCGGTGGTCCTATAA
- a CDS encoding XkdQ/YqbQ family protein — MTISVIYEDTIIDPLVTSVNWSGDITQAYRKLDIAIKNTIDGNSQALTVELGKQLLLLSDNVEIFRGVIFSHSVNAGGSMQITAYDEAVYLTKSIDTRKFTNMKASAIVRELCDDFGIDIGDITDTGYVIPKLVLRDMSLWDMITTALTETRKQTGRRFWVQSANGLLNVIERGEKVVGFILDDSTNILDASYALSIEDMRNQIRVMGGDEEKKPIEFTVKDEAVIKKFGIMQHLERADSDLTRSQLEQLAKTLLEAKSVINDDANVTALGDASVTSGVAVYVREALTNIVGAFYVVTDSHSWEGDTYKMTLGISGDEELPQLQYEPPVVKAKSSDAYKFTGALAFLN; from the coding sequence GTGACAATTTCCGTAATCTACGAAGATACGATTATTGACCCGCTAGTCACATCCGTTAACTGGTCCGGCGATATTACGCAAGCCTACCGTAAACTTGATATCGCGATTAAGAACACGATAGACGGAAACAGCCAAGCGTTAACGGTCGAACTCGGTAAGCAATTGCTACTTCTTTCTGATAACGTAGAGATATTCCGCGGAGTCATTTTCTCCCATTCCGTTAATGCGGGCGGCTCTATGCAGATTACAGCGTATGATGAGGCGGTCTATTTAACGAAGTCAATCGATACGCGTAAGTTCACGAATATGAAGGCTTCCGCTATTGTGCGGGAACTGTGCGATGACTTCGGCATTGATATCGGAGACATTACAGACACCGGATACGTAATTCCGAAGCTTGTTCTCCGTGATATGTCGTTGTGGGATATGATAACGACCGCATTAACTGAGACGCGGAAACAAACGGGGCGTCGGTTTTGGGTACAGTCTGCAAACGGACTCCTTAACGTTATAGAACGCGGTGAAAAAGTCGTCGGATTCATACTTGACGATTCTACGAATATACTCGACGCTTCTTACGCGTTATCTATCGAGGATATGCGCAATCAAATCAGGGTTATGGGCGGCGACGAAGAAAAAAAACCGATCGAGTTTACGGTTAAGGATGAAGCGGTCATTAAGAAATTCGGCATTATGCAGCATCTCGAACGCGCAGATTCCGATTTAACACGGTCGCAACTTGAACAATTAGCGAAGACGCTGCTCGAAGCAAAGTCCGTTATTAATGATGACGCGAATGTAACCGCGCTCGGTGACGCCAGTGTTACGTCAGGAGTGGCGGTCTATGTGCGGGAAGCACTAACGAATATCGTCGGCGCATTCTATGTTGTGACCGATTCCCATTCGTGGGAAGGCGATACTTATAAGATGACGCTAGGTATATCGGGTGACGAAGAGCTTCCGCAGCTACAGTATGAGCCGCCGGTTGTTAAAGCGAAATCATCGGACGCATACAAGTTCACGGGTGCGCTCGCGTTCTTGAATTAG
- a CDS encoding LysM peptidoglycan-binding domain-containing protein has product MINELQFWLTYNNGAEMLRLPVNPESVRIAKTHGYDDVMTTQLGELTVIGSDRLREYSFSSFFPRDYNSSYCEYSDIPSPQDAVNLIESWIETRRPIRLTITGSVNIPVTVRSFTYEARAGHVGDIFYSISLKAYRFTELKSVTEKAADGVLMASAYVSGQETRVGVAVPLVSSYTVKEGDNLTKIAHIVYVDGDRWPEIYDANKVTIGRNPNLIYAGQVLSIP; this is encoded by the coding sequence ATGATAAACGAACTCCAATTTTGGCTGACGTACAATAACGGTGCTGAAATGCTACGCCTTCCGGTCAATCCCGAATCTGTCCGCATTGCTAAAACACACGGATATGATGACGTAATGACGACGCAATTAGGCGAGTTGACCGTAATCGGATCGGATCGGCTACGGGAATATTCGTTTTCTTCGTTTTTTCCGCGTGATTATAACTCGTCTTATTGCGAGTATTCCGATATTCCGAGTCCGCAAGACGCCGTTAACTTAATTGAAAGTTGGATCGAGACGCGGCGTCCTATTCGATTGACGATAACGGGTTCCGTAAACATACCAGTAACGGTGCGCTCCTTTACGTATGAGGCTCGCGCCGGCCACGTCGGAGACATATTCTACAGTATTTCGCTCAAAGCGTACCGTTTTACTGAGCTTAAGTCGGTTACGGAGAAAGCGGCGGATGGCGTTTTAATGGCCTCCGCATATGTTTCCGGACAAGAAACGCGCGTCGGAGTGGCGGTCCCATTAGTATCGTCTTATACGGTAAAGGAAGGCGACAATCTTACGAAAATCGCGCACATAGTCTATGTCGACGGAGACCGTTGGCCTGAGATTTATGACGCGAATAAAGTGACTATCGGTCGGAATCCGAATTTGATATACGCTGGGCAGGTGTTATCGATACCGTGA